Proteins found in one Oncorhynchus mykiss isolate Arlee chromosome 3, USDA_OmykA_1.1, whole genome shotgun sequence genomic segment:
- the irx4a gene encoding iroquois-class homeodomain protein IRX-4a has product MSYPQFGYPYSSAPQFLMTTNSLTTCCESSGRSIADSRVTASAQTPVYCPVYESRLLATARQELSSAAALGVYGNPYTGSQGYGNYVTYGTDASAFYSLGTFDTKDATAPAHAGITQATAYYPIDPTLGHYQYDRYGCMDGGTRRKNATRETTSTLKAWLQEHRKNPYPTKGEKIMLAIITKMTLTQVSTWFANARRRLKKENKMTWPPRNKCSDEKRYDEDDEASQEENINSENNDDEKDKDLALSDLDDFDMIESESSECELKHQYLMNTHMTTTDCSNDHLKDTSLKISIPVSLGGEQQHSKTSPEGCDSRQGKACYQQQILDGKPRIWSLAQTATSLNQAEYPSCMLRCQPQPGLPTSPAASSPITVLDRRQDSPVTTLRNWVDGVFHDPLFRHSTLNQALTNTTVSWTTTTKGSILETGALERYVGSVKGLPSLQHQDSTKDNMNFPKTVNKHFCS; this is encoded by the exons ATGTCATATCCACAATTCGGATATCCCTACTCGTCTGCACCACAA TTCCTCATGACAACCAACTCGTTGACAACTTGCTGCGAGTCAAGCGGCAGAAGCATCGCTGACTCCAGGGTGACAGCCTCCGCCCAGACGCCAGTCTACTGCCCAGTGTACGAGAGCCGGTTGTTGGCCACCGCCAGACAAGAGCTGAGCTCCGCAGCTGCTCTGGGGGTGTATGGGAACCCGTACACCGGGAGTCAAGGCTATGGAAATTACGTTACTTATGGAACCGACGCGTCTGCTTTCTACTCGCTG GGGACATTCGATACCAAAGATGCAACAGCGCCCGCGCATGCAGGGATAACCCAGGCTACAGCGTACTATCCCATTGACCCCACTCTGGGACATTATCAATACGACAG ATATGGCTGTATGGACGGAGGGACCAGGAGGAAGAACGCCACCCGGGAGACAACCAGCACACTGAAGGCCTGGCTACAGGAGCACAGGAAGAACCCCTACCCCACCAAGGGAGAGAAGATCATGTTGGCCATCATTACTAAAATGACCCTGACGCAGGTGTCCACCTGGTTTGCCAACGCCAGGAGGAGGCTGAAGAAGGAGAACAAGATGACGTGGCCTCCGAGGAACAAGTGTTCTGATGAGAAGAGatatgatgaggatgatgaagcATCTCAGGAGGAGAACATCAACAGTGAGAACAACGATGATG AGAAAGATAAGGATCTCGCGCTGAGTGACCTGGATGACTTCGACATGATCGAATCAGAGAGCTCGGAGTGCGAGCTCAAACACCAGTACCTCATGAACACTCACATGACGACAACTGACTGTTCGAACGACCATCTGAAGGACACATCTTTAAAGATCAGCATACCCGTGTCCCTGGGCggggagcagcagcacagtaAAACCTCACCAGAGGGCTGCGACAGCCGGCAGGGGAAAGCTTGCTACCAACAACAGATACTGGACGGCAAACCACGGATTTGGTCGTTGGCCCAGACGGCCACGTCTCTGAACCAGGCGGAGTACCCGTCCTGTATGTTGAGGTGTCAGCCTCAGCCGGGCCTGCCCACCTCTCCGGCCGCCTCCTCCCCTATCACGGTTCTAGACAGACGGCAGGACTCTCCCGTTACAACTCTCAGAAACTGGGTGGATGGGGTTTTCCACGACCCGTTGTTCAGACACAGTACTTTGAACCAGGCCCTGACCAACACCACGGTCTCGTGGACCACGACCACCAAGGGTTCGATACTAGAGACCGGTGCTCTGGAACGTTATGTTGGGAGCGTCAAAGGACTTCCGTCTCTACAGCACCAAGACTCCACGAAGGACAATATGAATTTCCCTAAAACTGTTAACAAACACTTCTGCTCTTAA